A genome region from Setaria italica strain Yugu1 chromosome III, Setaria_italica_v2.0, whole genome shotgun sequence includes the following:
- the LOC101777404 gene encoding uncharacterized protein LOC101777404: MANFQITPSRVTVDNNEYNFSNLYLLHAPSGPRKNQAEVTRSDADTGLGVIAVNNWEIYDGLGPGAAIVARAQGLHIHAGNWSNVFSIVFETPRFSGSTLEVMGTSVDIGEFAIVGGTKQFAMARGVIYKKYLPEQSTSDGGIIQLTIRGFFPVLKPQPSPPPPPPVNRTRVLKIGPCGGNGGVVWDIPGTPSPTRLESITISYGGVIDGIEFSYINQSGQRCTTGRWCGKGGTRTQLINLGPSEFVKEVSGTIGAYRHYNNIIRTLAIVTNVRTYGPFGNQLNGTAPFSIPVQNNSSIVGFFARGQQFLDAIGVYVQETQ; the protein is encoded by the exons ATGGCCAATTTCCAAATCACCCCAAGCCGTGTAACCGTTGACAACAACGAGTACAATTTCAGCAACCTCTACTTGCTCCACGCCCCTTCGGGTCCTAGAAAGAACCAAGCCGAAGTGACAAGATCGGATGCTGATACCGGTCTGGGCGTGATAGCCGTCAACAACTGGGAGATATACGATGGACTTGGCCCAGGCGCCGCCATTGTTGCCCGTGCGCAAGGCCTGCACATCCATGCTGGTAACTGGAGCAATGTCTTCAGCATAGTGTTCGAGACTCCGAG GTTCAGTGGGTCAACCCTTGAGGTGATGGGTACATCCGTTGACATTGGCGAGTTCGCCATTGTTGGCGGGACAAAACAGTTTGCTATGGCAAGAGGAGTCATCTACAAAAAGTATCTTCCGGAGCAATCGACGAGTGATGGTGGTATCATACAACTTACCATCCGCGGATTCTTCCCCGTGCTGAAACCGcaaccatcgccgccgccgccgccgccggtg AACCGTACGCGTGTCCTCAAGATTGGGCCATGTGGTGGGAATGGAGGGGTAGTTTGGGACATACCAGGCACACCGTCACCAACACGTCTAGAAAGTATCACAATAAGTTACGGCGGGGTTATTGATGGAATTGAATTTTCCTACATTAACCAATCTGGCCAGAGGTGCACTACAGGCCGTTGGTGTGGTAAAGGTGGAACGCGTACTCAACTG ATTAACCTTGGCCCATCTGAGTTTGTGAAGGAAGTTTCAGGAACAATTGGCGCTTATCGCCACTACAACAACATCATTAGAACCCTTGCAATTGTCACCAACGTCAGGACATATGGGCCTTTTGGGAACCAATTGAATGGAACCGCACCATTCAGCATCCCCGTGCAAAACAACAGCAGCATTGTGGGTTTCTTTGCGCGCGGCCAGCAGTTTCTCGACGCGATTGGCGTTTATGTGCAAGAGACACAATAA